ATACGGAGCGTCCGGCTCCGCCGCAATCCTCTGCCCCAGAAGCTCCACGAGCGTGGTCGCCATCATCTCCTACTCGGGCCTCGCCTCGCGGCTTCGCCGCTCAGCTCGAACTGCCACCTCGGGCCTCGCCTCGCGGCTTCGCCGCTCAGCTCGAACTGCCACGGTTCGGCCATCCGGGATGTCCTCCGCGGTGAGGGCACCTCTATTGAAGTACGAGACGGCTAGCGATCGATCACGACGCGATCGAAGGTCTCGGCGAACACATAGCCCTTGCTCTTGCCGAGCTCGGCATTGCGCTCGCGGACGCGCTTCTCCATGCCCGCCACGTCCTTGATCTGGCTGACATGGCACAGGAGGGCCTTGATCTTGAGGTCGATGGTCTCCGAGATGTCGACCACGATCTCGGGATCGTCCCACCACATCATGTGCACTTCCTTGACCTTGTGCGGCTCCAGGCCCTGGGCCAGGAGCTCGGGAAAGGCCATGTAGTCACGCGCGAGCGGATAGACGCAGTCCAGGAGAATGTCAGCAGCCACCCGGTGATCACGGTGCGACACACCGAAATTCTTCGTACGGTTCGGGTTCTGGCAGATGATCAGGTCCGGCCGATGACGCCGGATGGCGCCCGTGACGGCCAGGCGCGTTTCCCTCGTGTTCTCGAGCTCGCAGTCGGGAAATCCGAGAAAGTCGATCGTCTCCACGCCCAGCACCCTGGCCGCGTTCCGCTGCTCCTCCTCACGGATCTTGACCAGCCGCTCCGGCGTCATGGTGCGGTCGCTCGAGCCCTTGTTGCCGTTGGTGAGAATGCAATAGGTGACGGTCTTGCCTTCGCGCGTGAGGGCGGCCACGGTGCCGCCCGCTCCGAACTCGGAGTCGTCGGGATGCGCCGTAACAACCAGGACATGTTGGATTCGCTCGGTCATGTTCTCTCCTGCAGGCGGCTGAAAAAGGCCCATCTGCTTCGTTGGCGCCCTCGGCCGCAGGTTCAACGTACAGAGAGTACGCCTCACCTGCGGATCCACTCAGCCCTCGTCTCGCGTCGACCGATGGCCGGAGCGTAACTCGAACTGCGGGGCGCCGCATCTGGACCTTTTTGAGCCGCCTGCGAGTTCTTGAGCACTCCTCGAGATCGGGTTCAGGGCCTCGGTCATTCTAACCCGATTCGCTATAATGCGGCCTGCCGTGAGACCCGCGCGCTCGGCCTTGCT
Above is a window of Candidatus Methylomirabilota bacterium DNA encoding:
- a CDS encoding PIG-L deacetylase family protein, with the protein product MTERIQHVLVVTAHPDDSEFGAGGTVAALTREGKTVTYCILTNGNKGSSDRTMTPERLVKIREEEQRNAARVLGVETIDFLGFPDCELENTRETRLAVTGAIRRHRPDLIICQNPNRTKNFGVSHRDHRVAADILLDCVYPLARDYMAFPELLAQGLEPHKVKEVHMMWWDDPEIVVDISETIDLKIKALLCHVSQIKDVAGMEKRVRERNAELGKSKGYVFAETFDRVVIDR